The Arachis ipaensis cultivar K30076 chromosome B03, Araip1.1, whole genome shotgun sequence region TAAAGAGTTCTAGGATGAGTAACCCTACCCCCTTTACCATGAGTTTTCTACCTAGGCTGCGGTTAAATGGTTTACCACCACCTGCAAGACAAGACATTCAAACATGAGTCCTACAACCTATGTATACTTGGGGCTAATAGATGATCAAACATCAAATTATCAAAGGTTTTCTTTTAAAAAGAGAGTATTAATGTGACAGTGGATACACTAAAATAGTTTGCCTAAGGTGCTTGATAATCTCAAAcgtgtaaaataaataaatcagaTAGCTGAAGGATCCATTCCAGAAAACTGCATAATATTCTCAGAGAAAGAAGAAATCTTTCAGTTAGTCAGGAAAACCATGTTTTGCATTGAATATGATTGGATAATGTCTACCAGCCCAGTGCAAcagacatttaaaaaaaaaaaaagaaggaaatttCACTAGCAACTAAGGTATTATATATAGACACTTACTTGGATTGGTGGGAATGCTTTGTTCATTCCTGAAAAAGTTTCCAGGATCAACAGCAGTCTTGATCTTCACTAACCTCTGAAAATTATTGCCAAAGTACTTGGCACCATAAACCTCTCCTTCTTCATAGCTATTCTTCCCAAAATTGTTGGTACCAATGTCAAGATCCCTATAATTCAAGAATGCCCTTCTTGGACTATTTGACACAAAAGGAGTCATGTAACTGTACACCCTTGTAGCCTGATCCATGAAATTCTTTTCTTCAGCAACTTCAGATTGCTCCCAATTCACTGAGTACTGAATCTTGAACAGATTTCCGGCACGATGAGGAAACGGAGTAGCATCCGGCACTATCTCATTCATTTTCCCACCATAAGGATTGAAAACAAATCCAATTTTTCCCAACTCAATCATCTCCTTCCATAACCCTTCCAACCCATCTCTTGAAATTGGTGTCTGCACATAATCAGACTTCCTCTTGAGGAATTCGGCTGAGTAATTCCGGCCAAGCAAGGCTTCAGGCTTTGTGCCATTGTCGAAATTAGCCCACCAAATCACAGaatcaatccaactcatttcagaACAATTCTCCTTCTTTAAACCAAGCAAAGGAAAGTCTTTTCCCAACAATGTGACAACCTCATCAGCACCTCCAAGAAACAAAGCCATAACAGTGGCCCTTACAGTTTTCTTCCCCTTCACAGCCTTAGAACTCACAGGCTGCAATAGCAGCCTCATGAAAAGCCTATCATCAGTATTAGGAGCAACCTCCTGCCACTGCAGAACAAGCTCGGTAACAGTATCATTCTGTTCCAAACTCCTTTCAACCCTAAAAACAGTAACAATTTCTGGCACAGAAACCAATTTAACTGTGTATGATAATATAACCCCAAAACTTGATCCTCCACCGCCTCTAATGGCCCAGAAAAGATCATCCCCCATTTCCTCCTTGTTAAGAACCCTACCATTCACATCAACAATTTCAGCATCAAGAACATGATCAACAGATAACCCATGTTTTCTGATCATGTTACCATAGCCTCCTCCACTGAAATGGCCACCAACACCAACAGTGGGGCACACCCCTGAAGGAAAGCCAAGAACTTTACTCTTCTCCCAAATCCTGTAGTAAAGTTCTCCAAGAGTGGCACCAGCTTGAACCACAGCAACCTCGTTCTGAACATCCATAGTGATGTTTCGGAGATTGAACATGTCAAGAACAATGAAGGGTTCGTGTGAGACATATGAGACACCCTCGAAGTCATGGCCACCGCTTCTGATCTTGAGTTGAACACCAATTGTTTTGGCACAAATGACAGCACCTTGGACATGGGATTGTTGCAGAGGAGTTACAACAAGTAAAGGCTTTGGTGTTGAGGTTGAGTTGTATCTGGCGTTACGAACATAGGCTTGTAGAACggaagaaaaggaagaattgGATCGAGCATAGAGTATGCTGGAGAGTTGGGGCGTTGAAGAGTTTGTGTGGTTTTTTAGGCACTGGAGGAAAGGGGTATACACAGATTCTGGTGTTGGTGCTGCCACCAAAGAAGACACATGatcaacaagaacaagaagaagggAAATCGCAGACAAATGAACCAAAGAGGTTGATTCTCTCATTGCCTTAGTCTTTTTGACTAGGTGTCTGCGTCAGTGTGATTCTGGGTTTATGCAAGTTATTTCCTTTTTCTTGTCTTTTTTTCCAACTACATTGCCTCACACGTTAGTGAAAGAATTTCTATAGATTGTCTTAATACTTTAGTCAAGTTCCAAGTTCGTGTCTACTTTGGttatagaaaataattaaaaaaaaaaaaaaaaactttgaacAAATTAGTCTAtaaaacaatattttttattaaactaaaaataattaagAATACATATTTCTCTGCACATAAAATCTTTAGAAATAACTATAAGTCTATAACTCGGTTTGAATGATAAGAATAAAAAGtcaaaaagaaattgaaaattgCATTTTGATGTTTCCATGTTCTGTTTTACATTTACACCTTCAAAACACAAACTCCCTAGACCGACTTCCCTTCTTTCAAACCCAAACTGATTACCCGGGTTAGTTCATTCCTGAACGCTTTATGCATGAACTTCTGTCTTTATGTAGCCCAACGTCTCAAAGGTAGGTCTATATGTCTCTACTAATTGAACTATTGGAGACAAATGTTGAACCGCAGCTACTTATTCATCCCAGTTCACCTCTTTGTGAGTATCAATATATTCTGTCTTGGTCTTACGTGCTTCTACTATGCTACCAATAATCGCCACAGGAGCAGATACCATCTCTAAAATGATGGTATCGGATAGGGTCTCTAATTACAATGTGCCGCCGCTCTAACTTCGCTATAAGTTTTGCAAATATATGGCAGTCCCCACAGATCCTTAGGTTCTTCCATATTCTAATACTTTTCTCCCTTGGAAGGCTCATGATGCCAAAAGCAATTGCCAGTTTCTCACTGTGGTACCGAAGGGAGTCTTCTCTCTGTTCTCCTTCAAGATCTTTTAGGACAAAATTTGTATCAGGAACATAACCGGCACCCTTTAGTCTAGAAATAAATTGATCCAACTTCGTATTGATTTCATCAATTTGGGGATGCGATTTATCTCCCAAAATAAAAGCATGTACTTGCTTGTTGACTTCAATCCAGCTACAGCCAGGTTCTTTCCTTATGCCTCTCGCTCTCATAGTCCTCCGAACATCTACAACATCGTTCCACTTTTCCGAGTTTGCGTAGATATTAGATAACAATACATAAGCTCCTG contains the following coding sequences:
- the LOC107631536 gene encoding berberine bridge enzyme-like 21 isoform X1 is translated as MRESTSLVHLSAISLLLVLVDHVSSLVAAPTPESVYTPFLQCLKNHTNSSTPQLSSILYARSNSSFSSVLQAYVRNARYNSTSTPKPLLVVTPLQQSHVQGAVICAKTIGVQLKIRSGGHDFEGVSYVSHEPFIVLDMFNLRNITMDVQNEVAVVQAGATLGELYYRIWEKSKVLGFPSGVCPTVGVGGHFSGGGYGNMIRKHGLSVDHVLDAEIVDVNGRVLNKEEMGDDLFWAIRGGGGSSFGVILSYTVKLVSVPEIVTVFRVERSLEQNDTVTELVLQWQEVAPNTDDRLFMRLLLQPVSSKAVKGKKTVRATVMALFLGGADEVVTLLGKDFPLLGLKKENCSEMSWIDSVIWWANFDNGTKPEALLGRNYSAEFLKRKSDYVQTPISRDGLEGLWKEMIELGKIGFVFNPYGGKMNEIVPDATPFPHRAGNLFKIQYSVNWEQSEVAEEKNFMDQATRVYSYMTPFVSNSPRRAFLNYRDLDIGTNNFGKNSYEEGEVYGAKYFGNNFQRLVKIKTAVDPGNFFRNEQSIPTNPSGGKPFNRSLGRKLMVKGVGLLILELFIIRLLYFV
- the LOC107631536 gene encoding berberine bridge enzyme-like 21 isoform X2, which codes for MRESTSLVHLSAISLLLVLVDHVSSLVAAPTPESVYTPFLQCLKNHTNSSTPQLSSILYARSNSSFSSVLQAYVRNARYNSTSTPKPLLVVTPLQQSHVQGAVICAKTIGVQLKIRSGGHDFEGVSYVSHEPFIVLDMFNLRNITMDVQNEVAVVQAGATLGELYYRIWEKSKVLGFPSGVCPTVGVGGHFSGGGYGNMIRKHGLSVDHVLDAEIVDVNGRVLNKEEMGDDLFWAIRGGGGSSFGVILSYTVKLVSVPEIVTVFRVERSLEQNDTVTELVLQWQEVAPNTDDRLFMRLLLQPVSSKAVKGKKTVRATVMALFLGGADEVVTLLGKDFPLLGLKKENCSEMSWIDSVIWWANFDNGTKPEALLGRNYSAEFLKRKSDYVQTPISRDGLEGLWKEMIELGKIGFVFNPYGGKMNEIVPDATPFPHRAGNLFKIQYSVNWEQSEVAEEKNFMDQATRVYSYMTPFVSNSPRRAFLNYRDLDIGTNNFGKNSYEEGEVYGAKYFGNNFQRLVKIKTAVDPGNFFRNEQSIPTNPSKHLRQTILVYPLSH